The Chiloscyllium punctatum isolate Juve2018m chromosome 30, sChiPun1.3, whole genome shotgun sequence genome includes a region encoding these proteins:
- the LOC140455629 gene encoding uncharacterized protein, which yields MEENPVKSGLYDQDFSDSSNFHMHQSNHTVDKPFTCKECNQSFVFSSSLHKHQFIHTREKLFTCEVCNKSFSHSMNFRVHQRIHTGEKPFKCAVCDKSFSQLSNLRRHQRIHTGEKPFKCKVCDKSFSQLSNLHIHQHSHTGDKPFTCEVCNKSFSSLVTLHVHHRIHTGEKPFTCEVCDKAFTQLSHLLVHQTIHTGEKPFKCEVCDKAFTTSTRLLMHQSVHTGEKPFQCEVCNKSFSKSSNLHAHQRIHTGEKPFTCDVCDKSFSESSTLRIHQRIHTGEKPFTCDVCNKSFSRSSKLRSHQLVHTGEKPFTCEVCDKSFSHSVSLRVHHRIHTGEKPFVCGVCNKAFACSSSLLVHQTVHTGEKPFKCEVCDKRFTQSTSLLRHQRVHTGEKPYKYEFTEEASNQSSLEAPKVSQRAQFIQV from the coding sequence ATGGAGGAGAATCCAGTCAAGTCTGGGCTGTATGATCAAGATTTCTCAGATTCCTCAAATTTTCACATGCACCAGAGCAATCACACTGTGGATAAGCCATTCACATGTAAGGAATGCAATCAATCATTTGTATTCTCATCAAGTCTTCATAAACACCAATTTATTCACACACGGGAGAAACTCTTCACATGCGAGGTGTGCAACAAATCATTCTCACACTCAATGAATTTCCGCGTACATCAACGCATTCATACAGGGGAAAAACCCTTCAAGTGTGCGGTGTGTGACAAATCCTTTTCACAGTTATCAAATCTCCGCAGACATCAACGTATTCACACTGGGGAAAAACCATTCAAGTGCAAGGTGTGTGACAAATCCTTTTCACAGTTATCGAATCTTCACATACACCAACATAGTCACACAGGGGACAAACCATTCACATGTGAGGTATGTAACAAGTCATTCTCATCTTTAGTGACCCTCCATGTGCACCAtcgtattcacacaggagagaaaCCGTTCACCTGTGAGGTGTGTGATAAAGCTTTCACACAGTTATCACACCTCCTGGTCCATCAGACCATCCACACAGGAGAAAAACCCTTCAAATGTGAGGTTTGCGATAAAGCTTTCACAACATCGACCAGGCTTCTGATGCACCAGAGTGTTCACACAGGAGAGAAACCCTTCCAATGTGAGGTGTGCAATAAATCCTTCTCAAAATCATCCAATCTCCATGCACATCaacgtattcacacaggagagaaaCCATTCACGTGTGATGtgtgtgacaaatcattctcAGAATCATCAACACTCCGCATACATCaacgtattcacacaggagagaaaCCTTTCACATGTGACGTATGTAACAAATCATTCTCCCGCTCCTCAAAACTTCGCTCCCACCAACTtgttcacacaggggagaagccGTTTACATGCGAGGtgtgtgacaaatcattctcACATTCAGTGAGTCTCCGTGTACATCACCGCATTCATACAGGGGAGAAGCCATTCGTGTGTGGAGTGTGTAACAAAGCCTTCGCGTGTTCATCAAGCCTCCTAGTTCATCAAACAGTCCATACAGGGGAGAAACCCTTCAAATGTGAGGTTTGTGATAAACGTTTCACACAGTCTACGAGCCTCCTGAGACATCAGAgagtccacacaggggagaaaccctACAAGTATGAATTTACTGAAGAGGCTTCCAACCAGTCCTCTCTTGAGGCACCAAAGGTTTCACAAAGAGCACAGTTTATTCAAGTGTGA